DNA from Fusarium falciforme chromosome 7, complete sequence:
ATTCGGGAGAAATACTTTGGGGACAATCATCCGGGGCGTCAGCTTCTGACATTTGGCGTTGCGCCTAACGAGGTGGAAGTGCAGGAGTTTGACGACACAGCCCGCGAGATTGCCGAAGCCCGCGGTCTCGGGGCTCGCATCGTCACTATGCATGTCGCCCACGGCCCCATGGATCTCTTACACAAGCAGACTGTGCAGAAGCTTGCAGACGCAGGCGAACTGAAGTCTGACCTCGTCTTCGCTCACGGGGCTTCTCTCACCGACAATGAGATAGGCGAAATTAAAACTTCAGGAGCGGGCGTTGTGAGCACCCCCGACACTGAACTTCAGATGGGCATGGGGTTCCCTGTTGCCTTCAGAGCTCGCGACGGAGGGTGCCGAGCGGGTTTGGGTATCGACATCACGTCAAATCAGGGAAACGACTTTATCGCACAGATGAGACTCGCTTTGCAGACACAGCGTGCTGTGGAGAATGAGAAGCGCGTACCAGTCACTGTGTCGCGCAAAACCTCGGAGGTTTTACGAATGGCGACCATTGGTGGAGCCGAAGTGATGAGGATTGACGACCTGGTTGGCCATCTTGCTGTTGGGATGAAAGCAGATGTGGTCATGATTAAGTGCAACGACATTGAAAGCAGCCCCGTCGCGAGTGCTACCGGGGCTGTGGTCTTCAATGCTTCTGTGGGGCATATCGATACTGTCATTGTGAATGGTCAAGTGAAGAAGCGGAATGGGAAGCTTGTGGCAGATTGGGAACCATTGAGGGATCAAATGCGCCATCGTGCGGCAGCCATCAAGACGGAGGCAGCGGGGCATGACTTGGAGGCCGCACGGGAGCGTTGGATGAGCGCTGTCAAGTTGTGATGATAATGCCGCTGATTAATCTAGTCTCGATGATGCATTGAATGGTACACAAGTAGTTTTAAGCTAACGATTTCTCCTGCCGCTTGTGTTGACCCTGGAACGCCGGACGCTGGAACCCGACTCAGTTGCAGCTGAATACGCCTCTCGGCATTGGGCCGCGGGAAGCACGGATGCAGGGTCCTCTTAGGCTCAGAACACAGCCCAGACGATTAGTGTCACTCTTAGTCTTGTTTAGTATAGATGGGCTAGAGACCAAGCCAAGGCTCTAATGGAAGACCCTTTGATGCTGTGGCCGAAAAGGTGGTAGGGTAAAGACATGCTCGGCTCAAAGGCTTCCAGAGTGAGGCGCCTTGCGGTATGGATGAATGGGTCAACACGTAGGTGGTGAAGATAAAGCGGTCGTTATTATAACAAAAATACTACTGCGAGACAAGAGAGGGCCGTGGCCAAGATATGCCTGCTATTCCTAATATCTTGCAAACTGGACTTCGGATGATGTAGATGATGCATCTCCGTTTGCTTTGTCCGGTGCCCCCCGGATACTGTCGCTATCCCGATCGCTATTACTCCGTCGTCGATGGGTGTGAACAGTGATTTCGGTCGTCTTCATGTAGGAATCAGGGCCGTGGGTGTGTGAACCTCCGTGATTTTGATCTCCCTTTCCGACTCGAACCTCATACTCGGGGGCTGTCTGCCCATCAGTTCCAGTAACATGCCTGGATCTTTCGCCATTGAAAGTCTCCAGCGCCACATCGTGAGCTCCCTGACTGCGAGTGTAGGAGCTGCCGCCTCTTCCGCCACGGGTCAGCTCGACCAAGCGGTTGAGAATGCTGAAttcgagcttgagcttgatgctATAAACGAGCGGCTTCCATGCGGTTTGGATGCTGTATAGGTTCGCAAATTCGAGGGCGAGGATAGTTACATCGAGTAGGATGACGATAACGTTGACGTAGACTAGATGGTTCATGACGGTCCGGGTTCGAGTGTTGCCGATACTCTTTTCGAGGTTGAGCCGCTTGGTAGTCTCCCACACGTAGAGACCAGAGATGATGAGTTCTTGGATAAAAAAGACACTCAACTGGATCTTTTCGAAAACGTCGTACGGCTTCACAAAGGGTCCCGGGTTCCCCGAGTTAGAACCATAGACCAAGACAATGATGGGCAGATGCAGCCAGACAGCATCGAAGATGATCATGTACAGCACCAACCGCAGCCACTTCTGATTATGCATAACAATATGCAACCTCGAGTACAGCACAACCGATTGCCCCGTAATCATCGAACACCAGCCGATGAGAATAAGAGTCGCATAGACGTGCGGCTGCGCCACGACGCCCAGGTGTTTGAACAGATACCCAGTAGCATTGAACGCAATACCCCATGTCGCAATGACGAAGCTCCAGAAGTAGAGGCCACGACGTTTCTTGAAGGACGTGAGGATGTGGACGTTGAGCTCGAGGACGTTGTAGTAGGCGATGCTAAGGAAGACGCagatgacgacggcgacgacgccgttcttggtgttgaggttaATCTCGGCCATGTTGGGCTGTTGGTCGTGCCCCTGCTTGGGTACAAAGCATAGAGAGCGAGTGCTGTTGGCGGGAAGACGGAGTGCACGGGGATGAGAGGGAGATCAGAACCAGAAGTAGCAGAGATGGCATTTTAGGGCCAACAAGGGGGCGTCCATTTGACAGCAAGTGCCAGTCGCTTGGCACGCAGAACATGCTCATCACGACGATCCGGCAACATTGGCCGAAAGACATTCATCCTGTTAAGGCTGTTACTCGACACGAGGAGATCCTTGACGTAAATTGATGCATGGTGTTGAAACCCCCTGGTCGTGGGTTGAATTAGAGTTTCCACCTTGCCCCATTCTGCTTATTCTAAGGGGCTCCGTTGGCAAGAAAAAGCACGTATAAACTTTAAAATGGAGAGGCTAGGCCGTTGGGAGAAAGTGTTGCATGTTGACACGGAGGATAATCCTTCCAGATGGTTCCCTGGGCTTCGGGTTCGGGTTTTCATTTCTTTTTGCTCTCGAGTCTTATCGCATCTAGACTCCCATGAACCTGGCTACCGGCATGTTGCAAAGTTCAGTTCAGGGGCCACCTGTTCGAGAAGCGCAAGCACAGACTCGAGGGGGATCGACCTCCGTTCTCCCCACAGCCGCGCTCATCATCCCGGGGAGAGCTACTCCAAAGGTGTTGCCCCGAGCGTCATGctctttatactttttttccCCCGTGCCCATTTCGGAGAAACCGTCGGTATCCATACATACGCCTGCTTACCCCAGGCGGCACTAACGGGTATTTGACCGCGATCTTCCGAATGGAGGATGAACGAGCTAGTATGGAACCGGTAATGATTAAGGGATGTCGTGATAATTTCTGTCAGGGCTTGACAGGATCATCCGTGTATTCAGAAGCTATGGGCAACCTC
Protein-coding regions in this window:
- a CDS encoding Amidohydro-rel domain-containing protein, whose protein sequence is MASSSETSTSPSGQGDFILIKGATIITVNSEEDILENCDILVQGDRIAALGKNLPQPEGLTGEVIDGMDSIVIPGFVDGHHHMWQQMLRGVATDWSLLDYMISMRSVYGSLFTPEDVYLSTYIGALSLLNNGITSVLDHCHIINSPDHADAAVKALKDAGIRGTFCYGFYANPPSDDSGASAAAAFTHSERLADAARIREKYFGDNHPGRQLLTFGVAPNEVEVQEFDDTAREIAEARGLGARIVTMHVAHGPMDLLHKQTVQKLADAGELKSDLVFAHGASLTDNEIGEIKTSGAGVVSTPDTELQMGMGFPVAFRARDGGCRAGLGIDITSNQGNDFIAQMRLALQTQRAVENEKRVPVTVSRKTSEVLRMATIGGAEVMRIDDLVGHLAVGMKADVVMIKCNDIESSPVASATGAVVFNASVGHIDTVIVNGQVKKRNGKLVADWEPLRDQMRHRAAAIKTEAAGHDLEAARERWMSAVKL